A stretch of DNA from Chloroflexota bacterium:
GCAGAGCGCATGGCGGGCCGCCGACCTGGACCGCCCGCGCCGCGGAAGCGAGGGTGCGGAATCCAGCCGACATCGTTCCATGCTGCTCGCCGCGCCTCCCCCAAGGGTCGACGAACCATGTCCCAAACGAGAGGGACCGTCCCTTGGCCGCCACCACGTCCAGGGACCTGCTTGGGACCGACCTGCTCGAGCACAGGGCCGAGTTCAACCGCTAGGATGAGCTACGGTCCATCGATCGTGTCGCGCGCGATCATCGACGCCTGCCGCCCCACCCGATGGCGGGACCAATTCCCGCGGCCGGTTGCGACGAGCCAGTTAGGCGAGCATCCCGCCCCTTCCGACCCGGGGCCCCATCCGAGTACCGTATAGGTATTGGCGACGCAGCTCGACCTGGAGCTCTCAGTCGCGGGGAGAAGGCCATGACGTACGTTCTCTGGATCATCCAGATTATTCTCGCGATCGTCTACCTGTTTACGGGAACGGTCAAGCTCATCACACCGATCCCCGAGCTACAACAGCAGCTCGCGTTTCCCGGTTCCTTCATCCGATTCCTCGGCGTCGCCGAGGTCCTGGGCGCTGTCGGACTCATTCTTCCCGGCCTCGTCCGCATCCTCCCGTGGTTGACCCCACTCGCGGCCGCGGGACTCCTCATCATCATGGTCGGCGCCACCGTCGTGACCGCGGCGACGATGGGATTGTTCCTGGCGATCATTCCTCTGGTCTTCGGGGTGCTGGACGCATTCGTCGCCTACGGACGCTGGCAGCTCGCGCCGCAGCGCCAGCGGTCGCGCTGGATGGAGGCCGCGTAGATCGGGCGAGCAGGTCCGCGGCGGGCCGCGTCAATGGACGGGCGATGGGATCAGGCCAGCGGGAGGAGCGCGCTGCAACAGAGTGTGTCGCGGGGTTGAGGGATTGCAGAGACCGAGGAGGCCAGCCCGACAGGAACAGCGGGCTGGCCTCCTTTCGGCGTCGACGGGCTACTCGTTTTCGAGATAGGGGACGATGAGGTCCAGGTCGTAGCTATCGGGAACCGGCACCTGGTGTGACAGCCGGATTTCCTTCCGTTCTTTCGCGGATTCCATAATGGCGAGGGCAACCTCGAGGGTCGCCATGCCCCACCGCCCGTCGTGGAATGGCGGCTTGCCCTCCACGATCGCCTTGCGAAACTCGACCAGCTCTCCCTGGCGCGTCCCCTCGCCTTTGCTATTGATCGACAGGTCCACGTCGTGCTGGCCATCATCGTCGTACACGTAGATGCCATGGGGGCTTGCCCGCATCGCGCCGCGCTCGGCGCTCACTAGCACGATTCCCGCGTCGGGATTTCCCATAAACCTCGGAGCCCGGGCGCCGTTGCGCTCGGCGAACTGATTCCCCGCGTTCTCGCCGCCGATGCGGAGGGCCTGCTTGTCCGCCTCATCGTCGCGGACGCCTTCGGACATCGCGCGCCGCAACTCCCGACGCTGTTCCCAGGTATACCGCGAGTTTTGCACGCCGTTGAGCAACTCGCCCGTGAAGAAGTAGCCCCGGCCATCGTGGAAGATGTACGCCGGTGTGCCATCTTCGAATTCCAGATACGCGGAATAGAACGCGCTGAACGGACGATACGCAGCGTCCGCCTTGGTCGTACCGCGCACACTGCGGACCATCCCGCCGCCGATCAAGCGCATGCTGTCCACCTGGTGGGGCGTCTGTCGCCAGACGACGCCCGCTCCCTGGGCCGGGTCCTGCTCCTCGGCCGATCGTGGCCGCAGGATCCAGTCGGTGAAGGCGATGGCGTGGAGACTACTGAGTTTCCCGAGCCTTCCCGAGTTCATGACCCGCCGCATCGCGCGAATGTGGAATCCGTACGAATCCGTGTGCCCGGCGGTGAGGATGCGGTTATTCTTGGCAGCCGCCTCGTTCATCGCCTCGGCCTCCTGAATGCTCAGGGCCATCGGCTTCTCGACGACCACGTGCTTCCCGTGTTCCAGCGCATAAATCGTGTGGGGAGCGTGGAAGCGGTTCGGGGTCGAAACCCAGACGGCGTCGACGTCGGGATCTGCGCATAGGGCTTCGATGCTGTCGTACACCTTCGCGTCTGGGTATTTCGCCTGGAACCGTTCGCGCGTCACGGGGTTGATGTCGGCGCCTGCGTACAGCTCGATCCCCGGCGTCGACGCCATTGCCGGCAAGATTTCCGCGCCCCCGACGCCGATGCCCACCATGCCCATGCGAATTGTCTTCGTTGGAGCCGCAGCCACGCTATCCCTCCTTGCAGCTGTGATTACGCGTCGCCTGATCGAGGTCGCTGTCTCCACGGCGCGCTCGAACGGCATCGCGGTCGAGCAGGCGTGTCAATCTGAGCCTCATTCTCGCATTTTGCGCAGCGCGTGTGAAGCGGGCCCAGTCCCGGCTACCTCAGGTAGCCGCGCTCACGCCAGAACCGTTCCGCGGCTGGGTGCAGCGGCGCGGGAAGCGGCGCCTCCTCCGCGTCGATACACATCCGGTCGAGGGGAAGCGGCCCGTCGCCTTCCCATGGAATGCGATCGCGGCGCGTCTCGAGCGCTTCGCAAATCATCGTGACGAGGTCATCCGGAGCATCAGCCGACGTGAAGACGGCCCACCCGCTGAAGTCCAACGTCGTCACGTCCACTTCCCGGGACAAGGCTGGGTACTGGCTTCGCGAAACCCGGGCGCGCCGAAACCCCATCGCCTCCAGGTGCTGCAGCGTCGGCTCGTCGAGATTGACGATCCGCATGCCGGCGTCCACGGCCGCCGGGGCCCAGTTGGCCACGGCTTCATCGAAGATGGCGTCCAGCTCACCGCGCTCCACGGCCGCCGGCTCGGCCGTCGGGATGGTCGCATGGCGGCGAACGTCTCCGCCCCAGGAGACGATGTCGTCCATGGAGAACCCGTGGGCGGCGAGCACGGCGTCGGTCAGCACGTGGCCGCCGTGGTCGGGCTGCGCGCGCACCGACACGCGGAGC
This window harbors:
- a CDS encoding DoxX family protein, with the protein product MTYVLWIIQIILAIVYLFTGTVKLITPIPELQQQLAFPGSFIRFLGVAEVLGAVGLILPGLVRILPWLTPLAAAGLLIIMVGATVVTAATMGLFLAIIPLVFGVLDAFVAYGRWQLAPQRQRSRWMEAA
- a CDS encoding Gfo/Idh/MocA family oxidoreductase, yielding MAAAPTKTIRMGMVGIGVGGAEILPAMASTPGIELYAGADINPVTRERFQAKYPDAKVYDSIEALCADPDVDAVWVSTPNRFHAPHTIYALEHGKHVVVEKPMALSIQEAEAMNEAAAKNNRILTAGHTDSYGFHIRAMRRVMNSGRLGKLSSLHAIAFTDWILRPRSAEEQDPAQGAGVVWRQTPHQVDSMRLIGGGMVRSVRGTTKADAAYRPFSAFYSAYLEFEDGTPAYIFHDGRGYFFTGELLNGVQNSRYTWEQRRELRRAMSEGVRDDEADKQALRIGGENAGNQFAERNGARAPRFMGNPDAGIVLVSAERGAMRASPHGIYVYDDDGQHDVDLSINSKGEGTRQGELVEFRKAIVEGKPPFHDGRWGMATLEVALAIMESAKERKEIRLSHQVPVPDSYDLDLIVPYLENE
- a CDS encoding TAXI family TRAP transporter solute-binding subunit produces the protein MARPHATPPVIRSRLVLEVASELMGRRGIPAQARVELLNQGMSRPELCLFGSNAPSVIPEVARGDVQLAIVNPSTILTLAHRGTGPFSGALPVRTITVLPSHDQFIFALAERTGLASLQDVRDRRYPLRVSVRAQPDHGGHVLTDAVLAAHGFSMDDIVSWGGDVRRHATIPTAEPAAVERGELDAIFDEAVANWAPAAVDAGMRIVNLDEPTLQHLEAMGFRRARVSRSQYPALSREVDVTTLDFSGWAVFTSADAPDDLVTMICEALETRRDRIPWEGDGPLPLDRMCIDAEEAPLPAPLHPAAERFWRERGYLR